The Mesorhizobium loti genome includes a region encoding these proteins:
- a CDS encoding ABC transporter, whose translation MARFGSSTAGRGVDFGVGAPQEHEPRKRVDHTLRGQRGSRVKSVWVKTGGLTSAAALLALTMAGCAALGGKPAPLDTFELSAPSVDAHGHSRRQILIAQPSALKALDSQNIVIKPSDRSIQYLKGAQWADRLPLIVQARLAETFQRSGSFAGVGKPGEGLAIDYQVIVEIRSFEVRVEGGEHAEVDLFVRILNDRNGEVRASKSFTASAPVSGSGNPAYVSALDNAFGDAAKQIVRWTDSVI comes from the coding sequence ATGGCGAGGTTCGGCAGTTCGACGGCAGGGCGCGGCGTTGACTTCGGCGTCGGCGCGCCCCAAGAACATGAGCCGCGAAAGCGGGTTGATCATACGCTCCGGGGACAACGGGGATCGCGCGTGAAGTCTGTATGGGTGAAAACGGGCGGGTTGACATCCGCTGCGGCACTGCTTGCCCTGACGATGGCCGGCTGCGCGGCGTTGGGCGGCAAGCCCGCGCCGCTCGATACGTTCGAACTGTCGGCGCCTTCGGTCGACGCGCATGGCCATAGTCGCCGCCAGATCCTGATTGCCCAGCCGTCGGCGCTCAAGGCGCTGGACAGCCAAAACATCGTCATCAAGCCGTCGGATCGCTCGATCCAGTATCTCAAGGGCGCGCAATGGGCCGACCGACTGCCGCTGATCGTGCAGGCGCGGCTGGCCGAGACCTTCCAGCGTTCGGGCAGCTTTGCCGGCGTCGGCAAGCCGGGCGAGGGCCTGGCGATCGACTATCAGGTGATCGTCGAAATCCGCTCGTTCGAGGTGCGCGTTGAGGGCGGCGAACATGCCGAGGTCGACCTGTTCGTGCGCATCCTCAACGATCGCAATGGCGAGGTGCGTGCCTCCAAGAGCTTCACCGCCAGCGCGCCTGTTTCAGGCAGCGGCAACCCGGCCTATGTCAGCGCGCTCGACAATGCGTTTGGCGATGCCGCCAAGCAGATCGTGCGCTGGACGGATTCGGTGATCTGA
- a CDS encoding MCE family protein, with product METRANYVIVGIFTLAAILAAFAFVYWTAAIGDKGETTLLRVRIPGSASGLGRGSFVLFNGVKVGDVKRVYIDVDNPTVAIADTEIDRLTPITKSTQADIGLAGLTGQANIELKGADPKEVKLLDQAEKEGKVAEIVANPSAVTNLLQTAQNIFTRADKVLTELEGFTKDVRGPLTQTVQNVQTFSDALAKNSDGIDKFLSAASTLADELKGVSGKLDGTLKAAEGLLNAVDKDKIKSIVANVDTVTGNLKQTTQQLDGVIKNVDTAVGSVNDFAKQTQGTLAKVDGVLDGIDPAQVRTALANIQKASENADKAAADIAKVTDKFAERADDINQTIKDAKQLAQRLNDASVRVDGILARVDTLLGSGQADGVMADARDTLKSFKQVADTLNSRLGVITDNLARFSGQGLSNVEALVQDSRRSISRIEEAVTDLSRNPQRILSGGDGEVRQFDGRARR from the coding sequence ATGGAAACCAGAGCCAACTACGTCATTGTCGGCATTTTCACGCTGGCCGCGATCCTGGCGGCGTTCGCGTTCGTCTACTGGACGGCGGCGATCGGCGACAAGGGCGAGACGACGTTGCTGCGCGTGCGCATTCCGGGCTCGGCCTCCGGGCTTGGCCGCGGCAGTTTCGTGCTGTTCAACGGCGTCAAGGTCGGCGACGTCAAACGCGTCTATATCGACGTCGACAATCCAACGGTTGCCATTGCCGACACCGAGATCGACCGCCTGACGCCGATCACCAAGTCGACGCAGGCCGATATCGGGCTTGCCGGCCTGACCGGGCAGGCCAACATCGAACTCAAGGGCGCCGACCCCAAGGAAGTAAAGCTCCTCGACCAGGCTGAAAAGGAAGGCAAGGTCGCCGAGATCGTCGCCAATCCGTCGGCGGTGACCAACCTCTTGCAGACGGCGCAGAACATCTTCACCCGCGCCGACAAGGTGCTGACGGAGCTCGAAGGCTTCACCAAGGACGTTCGCGGCCCGCTGACGCAGACCGTGCAGAATGTGCAGACCTTCTCGGATGCGCTGGCCAAGAATTCGGACGGCATCGACAAGTTCTTGTCCGCCGCCAGCACGCTGGCGGATGAGCTGAAAGGCGTTTCCGGCAAGCTCGACGGTACGCTGAAGGCAGCCGAAGGCCTGCTCAACGCCGTCGACAAGGACAAGATCAAGAGCATTGTCGCCAACGTCGATACGGTGACAGGAAACCTCAAGCAGACGACGCAGCAGCTCGACGGCGTGATCAAGAATGTCGACACGGCGGTCGGCTCGGTCAACGATTTCGCCAAGCAGACGCAAGGCACGCTGGCCAAGGTCGACGGCGTGCTCGACGGCATCGATCCGGCGCAGGTGCGCACAGCGCTCGCCAACATCCAGAAGGCGAGTGAAAACGCCGACAAAGCGGCCGCCGATATCGCCAAAGTGACTGACAAGTTCGCCGAACGGGCCGACGATATCAACCAGACGATCAAGGATGCCAAGCAACTGGCGCAGCGGCTCAACGACGCCTCGGTGCGTGTCGACGGCATCCTCGCCAGGGTCGACACCTTGCTCGGCTCGGGGCAGGCCGACGGCGTGATGGCCGATGCCAGGGACACGCTGAAGTCGTTCAAGCAGGTTGCCGACACGCTGAATTCGCGCCTTGGCGTGATCACCGACAATCTGGCGCGCTTCTCGGGCCAGGGGCTTTCGAATGTCGAAGCGCTGGTGCAGGACAGCCGCCGTTCGATCAGCCGTATCGAGGAAGCGGTGACCGATCTCAGCCGCAATCCGCAGCGCATCCTTTCGGGTGGCGATGGCGAGGTTCGGCAGTTCGACGGCAGGGCGCGGCGTTGA
- a CDS encoding ABC transporter ATP-binding protein, producing MKLRERKRADTPVNDAGEGDIVLSAHDISVSFADKLILDRLSLDIRRGEILGFVGASGAGKSVLLRTILGLTRKQSGTIKLFDVDIEKASDVERLRIDMRLGVLFQHGALFSALTVLENVQVPMREYLDLPRKLMDELALLKIELVGLPPDAAQKFPSELSGGMIKRAALARALALDPDIVFLDEPTSGLDPISAAEFDELVVKLRDTMDLTVYMVTHDLDTLFTACDRVAVLGNKKVLVEGTIDDMLKSEEPWVKSYFRGKRARQLDLAARA from the coding sequence ATGAAGCTGAGAGAAAGGAAAAGGGCGGATACACCGGTGAACGATGCGGGCGAGGGCGACATCGTGCTTTCCGCGCACGACATCAGCGTGTCCTTCGCCGACAAGCTCATCCTGGACAGACTGTCTCTCGACATAAGGCGCGGCGAGATCCTTGGCTTTGTCGGCGCCTCGGGTGCCGGCAAATCCGTATTGTTGCGCACCATTCTCGGCCTGACGCGCAAGCAGTCGGGCACGATCAAGCTGTTCGATGTCGATATCGAGAAAGCGAGCGATGTGGAGCGGCTGCGCATCGACATGCGGCTTGGCGTGCTGTTCCAGCATGGCGCCCTATTTTCGGCGCTGACGGTGCTGGAGAATGTCCAGGTGCCGATGCGCGAATATCTCGACCTGCCGCGAAAGCTGATGGACGAACTGGCATTGCTCAAGATCGAACTGGTCGGGCTGCCGCCAGATGCGGCGCAGAAATTCCCGTCCGAACTGTCCGGCGGCATGATCAAGCGGGCAGCGCTGGCTCGCGCCTTGGCGCTCGATCCCGACATTGTCTTCCTCGACGAGCCGACGTCGGGTCTGGATCCGATCAGCGCGGCTGAATTCGACGAACTGGTGGTCAAGCTGCGCGACACGATGGACCTGACCGTCTACATGGTCACGCATGATCTCGACACGTTGTTCACGGCTTGCGACCGGGTGGCAGTGCTTGGCAACAAGAAGGTGCTGGTCGAAGGCACGATAGACGACATGCTGAAGAGCGAGGAACCGTGGGTAAAGTCCTATTTCCGCGGAAAACGCGCCCGGCAACTTGATCTTGCGGCGCGCGCATAG
- a CDS encoding dipeptide epimerase: protein MARVISVESERFPIAGTFTISRGSKTEAEVISCTISESGHAGRGECVPYKRYGETMDGVREAIEAMRGRIAGGTSRTALLDAMPAGAARNAIDCALWDLEAKISGTSVADAIGAAPLRALETAYTLSLGEPEAMAAQARANAARPLLKVKIGGDNDIDRIRAVRQAAPDSRIILDANEGWSDDNIVANLAFAAEQGIALIEQPLPAGRDEILRHIAHPVPICADESVHEAKNLEALVGLYDAVNIKLDKSGGLTAALVLRDRARELGFGVMIGCMVGTSLAMAPAVLLAQDADYVDLDGPLLLARDRVPGLVYQGSLVSPPDTALWG, encoded by the coding sequence ATGGCGCGTGTCATTTCGGTTGAGTCCGAGCGTTTTCCGATCGCCGGAACCTTCACCATTTCACGCGGTTCCAAGACCGAAGCCGAAGTGATCTCCTGCACGATAAGCGAGAGCGGCCACGCCGGACGTGGCGAATGCGTTCCCTACAAGCGCTATGGCGAGACCATGGACGGCGTCCGCGAGGCGATCGAGGCCATGCGCGGCCGGATCGCCGGCGGCACCAGCCGAACCGCCTTGCTCGATGCCATGCCGGCCGGAGCTGCACGCAACGCCATCGACTGCGCCCTGTGGGACCTGGAAGCAAAGATCAGCGGAACATCGGTCGCGGATGCGATAGGTGCCGCTCCACTGCGGGCGCTCGAAACGGCCTACACGCTGTCGCTCGGCGAGCCGGAGGCGATGGCTGCGCAGGCTCGCGCCAATGCGGCGCGGCCGCTGCTCAAGGTCAAGATCGGCGGCGACAACGACATCGACCGCATCCGCGCGGTCAGGCAAGCGGCGCCTGACAGCCGCATCATCCTCGACGCCAACGAGGGCTGGAGCGACGACAACATCGTTGCAAACCTCGCCTTTGCCGCCGAACAGGGCATCGCGCTGATCGAGCAGCCGCTGCCGGCCGGTCGTGACGAGATCCTGCGCCATATCGCGCATCCGGTGCCGATCTGCGCCGACGAAAGCGTGCACGAGGCAAAGAATCTCGAAGCGCTTGTCGGCCTCTACGATGCCGTCAACATCAAGCTCGACAAGTCGGGAGGCCTGACAGCCGCCCTTGTGCTGCGCGATCGCGCCCGCGAACTCGGCTTCGGCGTGATGATCGGCTGCATGGTCGGTACATCGCTGGCCATGGCGCCGGCGGTGCTGCTCGCACAGGATGCCGATTACGTCGACCTCGACGGTCCGCTGCTGCTTGCCCGCGACCGGGTGCCCGGCCTTGTCTATCAGGGGTCGCTGGTGTCACCGCCCGATACGGCGCTGTGGGGCTGA
- a CDS encoding NADP-dependent malic enzyme, translating to MEGESKKTARSDLDEAALYFHKYPRPGKLEIQATKPLGNQRDLALAYSPGVAAPCLEIRDDPATAADYTARANLVGVVSNGSAVLGLGNIGPLASKPVMEGKAVLFKKFAGIDVFDIEIDAPGIERMVETISALEPTFGGINLEDIKAPECFEVEEQLKARMGIPVFHDDQHGTAIIVAAAVLNGLEFAGKTISDIKIVTSGAGAAALACLNLLVSLGARVENIWVTDRFGVAYKGRTDEMDRWKDPYVKDTEARTLADVISGADVFLGLSAAGVLKPELLQHMAPKPLILALANPNPEIMPEIARAARPDAMICTGRSDFPNQVNNVLCFPYIFRGALDCGASAINEEMKMAAVRAIAALAREEPSDVAARAYSGETPIFGPEFLIPSPFDPRLILRIAPAVAKAACDTGVATRPITDFAAYIDKLNRFVFRSGLVMKPVFSSAKASAAKRVIYADGEDERVLRAAQVVLEEGIAEPILIGRPHVIEVRLKRYGLRIKPGVDFGLINPEDDPRYRHYVDLLIELAGRRGVTTEAARTMVRTDNTVIAALALKRGDADAMVCGLEGRFERHLRNVTLIIGPRTGVKDRDLSTLSMLISQRGIIFLTDTHVSVDPTAEEIAEMTVLAAEEIQRFGIEPKAALLSHSDFGSRDSPSALKMRQAAAILARIAPELECDGEMHADSALSEHLRQRVYPHSRLKGEANLLVFPNLDSANITLTALRTMMDALHVGPILLGTDMPAHILTPSVTSRGVVNMTALAVVEAAHKAQAVVDLG from the coding sequence ATGGAAGGCGAGAGCAAAAAGACGGCGCGTTCGGACCTCGACGAAGCCGCCCTCTACTTCCACAAATACCCAAGACCTGGAAAACTCGAGATCCAGGCGACCAAGCCGCTCGGCAATCAGCGCGACCTCGCGCTCGCCTATTCGCCTGGTGTCGCCGCCCCTTGCCTGGAAATCCGCGACGATCCGGCGACCGCCGCCGACTACACGGCGCGCGCCAATCTGGTCGGTGTCGTGTCCAACGGGTCGGCCGTGCTCGGCCTCGGCAATATCGGCCCGCTGGCCTCCAAGCCGGTGATGGAAGGCAAGGCTGTCCTGTTCAAGAAATTCGCCGGCATCGACGTCTTCGACATCGAGATCGACGCGCCCGGCATCGAACGCATGGTCGAGACGATCTCGGCGCTGGAGCCGACCTTCGGCGGCATCAACCTCGAGGACATCAAGGCGCCGGAGTGCTTCGAGGTCGAGGAGCAGTTGAAGGCCCGCATGGGCATACCGGTGTTCCACGACGACCAGCACGGCACCGCCATCATCGTCGCTGCCGCCGTGCTCAATGGGCTGGAATTCGCCGGCAAGACCATATCGGACATCAAGATCGTCACCTCAGGTGCAGGTGCCGCCGCCCTTGCCTGCCTCAACCTGCTGGTCTCGCTCGGGGCGCGGGTCGAAAACATCTGGGTCACCGACCGTTTCGGCGTCGCCTACAAGGGCCGCACCGACGAGATGGATCGCTGGAAAGACCCCTATGTGAAGGACACCGAGGCGCGCACGCTGGCTGACGTCATCTCTGGGGCCGACGTCTTCCTCGGCCTGTCGGCGGCAGGCGTGCTGAAGCCGGAACTGCTCCAGCACATGGCGCCAAAACCGCTGATCCTGGCGCTGGCCAACCCAAACCCCGAGATCATGCCGGAAATAGCGCGCGCGGCGCGTCCCGATGCGATGATCTGCACCGGCCGTTCCGATTTCCCCAATCAAGTCAATAACGTACTGTGTTTTCCTTACATTTTTCGCGGCGCGCTCGACTGTGGCGCCAGCGCCATCAATGAGGAGATGAAGATGGCGGCGGTGCGGGCAATCGCAGCGCTCGCACGCGAGGAGCCTTCCGATGTCGCGGCCCGCGCCTATTCCGGCGAGACGCCGATCTTCGGGCCCGAGTTCCTGATCCCTTCGCCCTTCGATCCGCGCCTGATCCTGCGCATCGCGCCCGCGGTCGCCAAGGCTGCCTGCGACACCGGTGTCGCGACAAGGCCGATCACAGACTTCGCCGCCTATATCGACAAGCTCAACCGCTTCGTCTTCCGCTCCGGCCTGGTGATGAAGCCGGTGTTTTCGTCCGCCAAGGCGTCGGCCGCCAAGCGCGTCATCTATGCCGACGGCGAGGATGAGCGCGTGCTGCGCGCGGCACAGGTCGTGCTTGAGGAAGGCATCGCCGAGCCGATCCTGATCGGCCGCCCCCACGTCATCGAGGTACGCCTGAAGCGCTACGGGCTGCGCATCAAGCCCGGCGTCGATTTCGGCCTGATCAACCCGGAGGACGATCCGCGCTACCGCCACTATGTCGACCTCTTGATCGAACTCGCCGGCCGGCGCGGCGTGACGACGGAGGCCGCGCGCACCATGGTGCGCACCGACAACACGGTCATTGCGGCCCTGGCGCTGAAGCGCGGCGATGCCGACGCCATGGTGTGCGGCCTCGAAGGCCGCTTCGAGCGGCATCTGCGCAACGTCACCTTGATCATCGGCCCGCGCACCGGCGTCAAGGATCGCGACCTGTCGACGCTTTCGATGCTGATCTCGCAGCGCGGCATCATCTTCCTCACCGACACGCACGTCTCCGTCGACCCGACGGCCGAGGAGATCGCCGAGATGACGGTTCTGGCGGCGGAAGAAATCCAGCGCTTCGGCATCGAGCCGAAGGCGGCGCTCCTGTCGCATTCGGATTTCGGCTCGCGCGATTCGCCGAGTGCACTCAAGATGCGGCAAGCAGCGGCAATCCTGGCGCGTATCGCCCCCGAACTGGAGTGCGACGGCGAGATGCATGCGGACTCGGCTTTGTCGGAGCATCTGCGCCAGCGCGTTTACCCGCATTCGCGGCTCAAGGGCGAAGCCAATCTGCTGGTGTTCCCCAACCTCGATTCGGCCAACATCACGCTGACCGCGCTCAGGACCATGATGGATGCGCTGCATGTCGGGCCGATCCTGCTCGGCACCGACATGCCCGCGCACATATTGACGCCGTCGGTGACCTCGCGCGGCGTCGTCAACATGACGGCGCTCGCCGTGGTCGAAGCAGCCCACAAGGCGCAGGCGGTCGTCGATCTGGGCTGA
- a CDS encoding ABC transporter permease, with the protein MLTIGKRDASGTTAGEADHEPRVAIGEEDGVLGCAFSGIWTTRTVALIDADMRKIEKRSGFKTLALDLSKIEKMDTAGAWLIDRLVSAFEKKGVKIQMQGQSEIASILLDAVSEAVRREPDSGPSRPPNIVIRALEAVGRRVYEMRDDFLASMNILGATIRGAQMKLGRGHAVNPAAIFNQIDRMGVGAIPVVVLMSAIVGAIVAQQGAYQLSYFGADIFVVDLVGVLILRELGVLMTAIMIAGRSGSAITAEIGSMKMREEVDALKVIGLNPIGVLVFPRLVALVIALPCLTIIANFAALGGGILAAWLYSDIPPAAFIDRLRVAIDLSTIFAGLIKAPFMAMIIGTIASVEGMKVGGSAESLGQHVTASVVKSIFVVIILDGLFAIFYAAIEF; encoded by the coding sequence ATGTTGACCATCGGCAAGCGCGACGCAAGCGGCACGACCGCGGGGGAGGCTGACCACGAACCGCGCGTGGCGATCGGCGAGGAGGACGGCGTTCTCGGCTGTGCTTTCTCCGGAATCTGGACAACACGGACCGTCGCGCTGATCGACGCTGATATGCGCAAGATCGAGAAGCGAAGCGGTTTCAAGACCTTGGCGCTCGATCTTTCCAAGATCGAGAAGATGGACACCGCCGGCGCCTGGCTGATCGACCGGCTGGTCAGCGCCTTCGAGAAGAAGGGCGTCAAGATCCAGATGCAAGGCCAGAGCGAGATCGCTTCGATCCTGCTCGACGCGGTGAGCGAGGCCGTGCGGCGCGAACCCGACTCCGGCCCGTCGCGGCCGCCCAACATCGTCATTCGCGCGCTGGAGGCGGTCGGCCGGCGCGTCTACGAGATGCGCGACGACTTCCTCGCCTCGATGAACATCCTCGGCGCCACCATCCGCGGCGCGCAGATGAAGCTCGGGCGTGGTCATGCCGTCAACCCGGCGGCGATCTTCAACCAGATCGACCGCATGGGCGTCGGCGCCATTCCGGTGGTGGTGCTGATGTCGGCGATCGTCGGCGCCATCGTTGCCCAGCAAGGCGCCTACCAGCTCAGCTATTTCGGCGCCGATATCTTCGTCGTCGACCTCGTCGGCGTGCTGATCCTGCGCGAGCTTGGGGTGCTGATGACGGCGATCATGATCGCCGGCCGCTCCGGCAGCGCGATCACCGCCGAGATCGGCTCGATGAAGATGCGCGAGGAGGTCGACGCGCTGAAGGTCATCGGGCTCAACCCGATCGGCGTCCTGGTCTTTCCGCGGCTCGTGGCGCTGGTCATCGCCTTGCCGTGCCTGACCATCATTGCCAATTTCGCCGCACTCGGCGGCGGCATCCTGGCCGCGTGGCTCTATTCCGACATCCCGCCGGCTGCTTTCATCGACAGGCTGCGCGTCGCCATCGACCTCAGCACGATCTTTGCCGGCCTGATCAAGGCGCCATTCATGGCCATGATCATCGGCACGATCGCCTCGGTCGAAGGCATGAAGGTTGGCGGCAGCGCGGAATCACTCGGCCAGCACGTCACAGCCTCGGTGGTGAAGTCGATCTTCGTCGTCATCATCCTCGACGGGCTTTTTGCCATTTTCTACGCAGCGATCGAGTTCTGA
- a CDS encoding SDR family oxidoreductase yields the protein MDLGISGKKAIVCASSKGLGRGCAMALAEAGCDIVVNGRNTELVAKTAAELRQRYGVMVTEVVGDVSRPEIQKALLAACPDPDILVNNNGGPPLRDFRTLDREKILEGVTQNMVTPIELVQAVLDGMATRGFGRIVNITSLSVYVPIPGLDLSSGARAGLTSFLAGVARTVIDRNVTINSLLPGKLDTDRLRGPHEAGTVEDPAAAAARKTRISADVPAKRLGTPEEFGQICAFLCSVHAGYLTGQNIPVDGGLYVSAF from the coding sequence ATGGATCTCGGTATCAGCGGGAAGAAGGCCATCGTCTGCGCTTCGAGCAAGGGACTTGGGCGCGGTTGTGCCATGGCGCTGGCAGAGGCCGGCTGCGACATCGTCGTCAACGGACGCAATACCGAGTTGGTGGCGAAAACCGCCGCGGAATTGCGCCAGCGCTATGGCGTCATGGTGACGGAAGTCGTTGGCGACGTCTCCAGGCCCGAGATACAGAAGGCGCTGCTCGCGGCCTGCCCGGACCCGGATATCCTCGTCAACAACAATGGCGGACCGCCGCTTCGCGACTTCCGCACGCTTGATCGCGAAAAGATCCTCGAAGGCGTCACCCAGAACATGGTGACGCCGATCGAGCTGGTCCAGGCTGTCCTCGACGGCATGGCGACGCGTGGCTTCGGCCGCATCGTCAACATCACCTCGCTGTCGGTCTATGTACCCATTCCCGGCCTCGACCTGTCGTCCGGCGCGCGCGCCGGCCTGACCTCGTTCCTTGCCGGCGTGGCCCGAACCGTCATCGACCGTAACGTGACCATCAACAGTCTTTTGCCGGGCAAGCTCGACACCGACCGGCTGCGCGGCCCGCACGAGGCCGGCACCGTCGAGGACCCTGCCGCGGCTGCCGCGCGCAAGACACGCATCAGTGCCGACGTTCCGGCCAAGCGGCTCGGCACGCCGGAGGAATTCGGCCAGATCTGCGCCTTCCTGTGCTCGGTCCATGCCGGCTATCTGACCGGACAGAACATACCGGTCGATGGCGGTCTCTACGTCAGCGCCTTTTGA
- a CDS encoding MFS transporter, producing the protein MSLPPLSPEQLVKPRHFELRMSLIFATLFVSQGTHLPYFPLWLQAKGFGAEQIAVILAAPMFLRVVTTPMLTAFADRAKDRANVYIALVAATMAISAGYFLPATYAVVLAVSLLLTIVWTPHSPMADSLALSGVRRFGSNYTAMRKWGSISYFCANVVGGFILAAAGAKAVPIIIFVALAAALVAALFAPRMGRPRKASPLSAAEIQHAAPSLFNAYFLYFTFGVGIITASHAFLYGFVSIYWKSIGISDSVVGLLWAWGVVCEVCMFLFFNRIFASVSVVKVMVIAGIGSIVRWVIFPLVWPLGLGIPGFFAVQSLHSVSVAMVLIGLQKMIAETVSEERTGAAQGIAYFFNGFFMAAVTLASGPLYDRLGVDGFLVMIPIAIVGLVLIGLAARSAPQRRIGR; encoded by the coding sequence ATGTCCCTGCCGCCGCTTTCGCCCGAACAACTCGTCAAGCCGCGCCATTTCGAGCTGCGCATGAGCCTGATTTTCGCGACGCTGTTCGTGTCGCAGGGCACGCATCTGCCCTATTTTCCGCTCTGGCTGCAGGCGAAGGGCTTCGGCGCCGAACAGATCGCCGTGATCCTTGCCGCACCGATGTTCCTGCGCGTCGTGACGACGCCTATGTTGACGGCATTTGCCGACCGGGCGAAGGACCGCGCCAACGTCTACATCGCGCTGGTCGCGGCAACGATGGCCATTTCGGCCGGCTATTTCCTGCCAGCGACCTATGCGGTCGTGCTGGCCGTATCGCTGCTTTTGACGATCGTCTGGACACCGCATTCGCCAATGGCCGATTCGCTGGCGTTGTCTGGGGTGCGCCGCTTCGGCTCGAATTACACCGCTATGCGCAAATGGGGCTCGATCTCATATTTCTGCGCCAATGTTGTGGGCGGCTTCATCCTGGCGGCGGCCGGAGCCAAAGCTGTGCCGATAATCATATTCGTGGCGCTTGCCGCAGCGCTTGTCGCAGCCCTGTTTGCGCCGCGAATGGGGCGGCCGCGCAAGGCTTCGCCGCTGTCGGCCGCGGAAATCCAGCACGCCGCGCCTAGCCTGTTCAATGCCTATTTCCTCTACTTCACCTTTGGCGTCGGCATCATTACCGCCAGCCACGCCTTCCTCTACGGCTTCGTCTCCATCTACTGGAAATCGATCGGCATCAGCGATTCCGTCGTCGGCCTGCTGTGGGCCTGGGGCGTGGTTTGCGAAGTCTGCATGTTTTTGTTTTTCAATCGCATTTTCGCTTCCGTGTCGGTCGTCAAAGTGATGGTGATCGCCGGCATCGGTTCAATCGTGCGTTGGGTCATCTTTCCACTGGTGTGGCCGCTTGGTCTTGGCATCCCCGGCTTCTTCGCCGTGCAGTCGCTGCATTCGGTGTCTGTCGCAATGGTGCTGATCGGCCTGCAGAAAATGATCGCCGAGACTGTCTCCGAAGAGCGCACCGGTGCTGCGCAAGGCATCGCCTATTTCTTCAATGGCTTCTTCATGGCCGCTGTTACGCTTGCTTCGGGCCCGCTCTATGACCGTCTCGGCGTCGATGGGTTCCTTGTGATGATTCCGATCGCTATCGTCGGCCTCGTGCTGATCGGGCTGGCTGCGCGCTCAGCCCCACAGCGCCGTATCGGGCGGTGA
- a CDS encoding UDP-2,3-diacylglucosamine diphosphatase translates to MFISDVHLGSKAAKAEFLIDFLRYHDADIIYLVGDIVDGWRLRRSWHWPQSHNDVVQKLLRKARKGANITYIAGNHDEFARQFQGVHFGGIVVADRAIHETADGKRLLVIHGDQFDTVVHNARWLAYLGDHAYDAAMLVNRVVTRLRQLLGLPYWSFSSWAKHNVKKAVNFIGSFQTMLADEARRSHVDGIICGHIHHAAIENFGDVQYINTGDWVESCTAVVEHFDGRMEILTWAQVLPEAPDEPFIPLLIEDRVGQAA, encoded by the coding sequence ATGTTCATCTCCGACGTCCATTTGGGCTCGAAGGCGGCCAAGGCCGAATTCCTGATCGATTTCCTTAGATATCACGATGCCGATATCATCTATCTGGTCGGTGACATCGTCGATGGCTGGCGGTTGCGGCGGAGTTGGCACTGGCCGCAAAGCCACAATGACGTCGTGCAGAAATTGCTGCGCAAGGCGCGCAAGGGCGCCAATATTACCTACATCGCCGGCAACCATGACGAGTTCGCCCGCCAGTTCCAGGGCGTGCATTTCGGTGGCATTGTCGTCGCCGACCGCGCCATCCACGAGACCGCCGACGGCAAGCGGCTGCTTGTCATCCATGGCGACCAGTTCGACACCGTCGTCCACAATGCGCGCTGGCTGGCCTATCTCGGCGACCATGCCTATGACGCGGCCATGCTGGTCAACCGTGTGGTGACGCGGCTGCGCCAGCTGCTCGGCCTGCCATACTGGTCGTTCTCTTCCTGGGCCAAGCACAACGTCAAGAAGGCAGTGAACTTCATTGGCTCGTTCCAGACCATGCTTGCGGACGAGGCGCGCCGCTCACATGTCGACGGCATCATCTGCGGGCATATCCATCATGCCGCGATCGAGAATTTTGGCGACGTCCAGTACATCAACACCGGTGACTGGGTGGAAAGCTGCACGGCTGTGGTCGAGCACTTCGACGGCCGGATGGAAATCCTGACCTGGGCGCAGGTGCTGCCCGAGGCGCCGGATGAACCCTTTATCCCGCTGCTCATCGAAGACCGGGTAGGGCAGGCAGCATAG